A single region of the Streptomyces sp. AM 4-1-1 genome encodes:
- a CDS encoding response regulator, with protein sequence MTRVLVVDDEPQIVRALVINLKARKYEVDSAPDGATALRLAAARHPDVVVLDLGLPDMDGVEVIRGLRGWTRVPILVLSARHTSDEKVEALDAGADDYVTKPFGMDELLARLRASVRRAEPVGQDGADDVVVIEAEGFTVDLAAKKVHREGRDVRLTPTEWHLLEVLVRNSGRLVSQKQLLQEVWGPSYGTETNYLRVYMAQLRRKLEADPAHPRHFVTEPGMGYRFERG encoded by the coding sequence ATGACCCGGGTGCTTGTGGTCGACGACGAGCCGCAGATCGTACGCGCCCTCGTGATCAACCTGAAGGCGCGCAAGTACGAGGTCGACTCGGCGCCCGACGGGGCGACCGCCCTCCGGCTCGCGGCCGCCCGCCACCCCGACGTCGTCGTCCTCGACCTGGGGCTGCCGGACATGGACGGCGTCGAGGTCATCAGGGGGCTGCGCGGCTGGACCCGGGTACCGATCCTGGTGCTCTCCGCCCGCCACACCTCCGACGAGAAGGTGGAGGCCCTGGACGCCGGGGCGGACGACTACGTGACCAAACCGTTCGGGATGGACGAGCTGCTGGCCAGACTGCGGGCGTCGGTACGGAGGGCCGAGCCCGTCGGCCAGGACGGCGCCGACGACGTGGTCGTGATCGAGGCGGAGGGCTTCACCGTCGACCTGGCGGCGAAGAAGGTGCACCGCGAGGGCCGCGACGTACGGCTCACCCCCACCGAATGGCACCTGCTGGAGGTCCTGGTCCGCAACAGCGGGCGGCTGGTCAGCCAGAAGCAGCTGCTCCAGGAGGTGTGGGGACCCTCGTACGGAACCGAGACCAACTACCTGCGGGTCTACATGGCCCAGCTCCGCCGCAAGCTGGAGGCCGATCCGGCCCACCCCCGGCACTTCGTCACCGAGCCGGGCATGGGTTACCGGTTCGAACGCGGCTGA
- a CDS encoding OB-fold nucleic acid binding domain-containing protein, translating to MSALPRSEKTGKAGKAERPSGRFRRMIDRLSSSQEDLESEELQEDAQASGCTRISDCDDRQIVKVTGTLRTVTLRPRAGVPALEAELFDGTAPLDVVWLGRRSIVGIEPGRRLIASGRIAMSHGRRVLFNPTYELRPLGKE from the coding sequence ATGAGTGCTCTTCCCCGATCCGAGAAGACCGGAAAGGCCGGGAAGGCGGAGAGGCCGTCCGGCCGCTTCCGCCGGATGATCGACCGGCTGTCCAGCTCCCAGGAGGATCTGGAGTCCGAGGAGCTTCAGGAGGACGCGCAGGCGTCGGGGTGCACCCGCATCTCCGACTGCGACGACCGCCAGATCGTCAAGGTGACTGGTACCTTGCGGACCGTCACCCTGCGCCCCCGTGCCGGAGTACCCGCGCTGGAGGCGGAGCTGTTCGACGGCACCGCGCCTCTGGACGTGGTCTGGCTCGGGCGGCGTTCCATCGTCGGCATCGAGCCGGGCCGTCGGCTCATCGCCTCGGGCCGGATCGCCATGAGCCACGGGCGCCGGGTGCTGTTCAACCCCACATACGAACTCCGACCGCTCGGCAAGGAGTAG
- a CDS encoding DUF3159 domain-containing protein: MTSLDKPTSDTDTSNQPQADQKAVTEAALFEAFGGVRGMVETVLPGLLFVTIFTINKNLHHSAIAALALSVVLVVVRLVRRDTVKHAFSGVFGVAFGVAFAMMTGDAKNFYLPGMLYTLGLALAYIVTTIAGVPLIGLILGPVFKENLSWRTRNPGRRRAYAKASWAWGLILLAKCAVLFPLYWWADTTQLGWVLVALKIPPFLLAVYLTWVFLAKAPPPIDVFAEMEAEEQAEKARKAAARSPQDQEL, translated from the coding sequence GTGACGTCTCTCGACAAGCCGACGTCCGACACGGACACCAGCAATCAGCCGCAAGCCGACCAGAAGGCGGTCACCGAGGCTGCCCTCTTCGAGGCGTTCGGAGGTGTGCGCGGCATGGTGGAGACAGTCCTGCCCGGACTGCTCTTCGTCACGATCTTCACCATCAACAAGAACCTGCACCACTCGGCGATCGCCGCCCTGGCGCTCTCCGTGGTGCTGGTCGTCGTCCGGCTGGTCCGCAGGGACACCGTCAAGCACGCCTTCAGCGGCGTCTTCGGTGTCGCCTTCGGCGTGGCCTTCGCGATGATGACCGGCGACGCCAAGAACTTCTACCTCCCGGGCATGCTCTACACGCTGGGCCTGGCCCTCGCGTACATCGTCACCACCATCGCCGGTGTGCCGCTGATCGGACTGATCCTGGGCCCGGTCTTCAAGGAGAACCTTTCCTGGCGGACCAGGAACCCCGGCCGCCGCAGGGCCTACGCCAAGGCCAGCTGGGCCTGGGGGCTGATCCTGCTCGCCAAGTGCGCGGTGCTGTTCCCGCTCTACTGGTGGGCCGACACCACCCAGCTCGGCTGGGTGCTGGTGGCCCTGAAGATCCCGCCTTTCCTGCTGGCGGTCTATCTGACCTGGGTCTTCCTGGCCAAGGCGCCCCCGCCCATCGACGTGTTCGCCGAGATGGAGGCGGAGGAGCAGGCCGAGAAGGCCCGCAAGGCCGCGGCCCGCAGCCCGCAGGACCAGGAGCTCTGA
- a CDS encoding TrkA family potassium uptake protein: protein MRVSIAGAGAVGRSIAAELLENGHEVLLIDKAPTAISVERVPMAEWLLADACEITSLDEAALQRCNVVIAATGDDKVNLVVSLLAKTEYGVPRVVARVNNPKNEWLFNESWGVDVAVSTPRLMSALVEEAVSVGDLVRLLRFSHGDANLVELTLPPESALAGTQVGDVAWPEDTSLVTIIRGTRVLTPGAEETLEPGDELLFVAAQAREEQLEDLLSVRRDGPED, encoded by the coding sequence ATGCGCGTGTCGATTGCCGGAGCGGGCGCGGTGGGCCGTTCCATCGCGGCCGAGCTGCTGGAGAACGGGCACGAGGTACTGCTGATCGACAAGGCTCCGACCGCCATCTCGGTGGAGCGGGTACCGATGGCCGAATGGCTGCTGGCGGACGCCTGTGAGATCACCTCGCTGGACGAGGCGGCGCTGCAACGATGCAACGTCGTGATCGCCGCGACCGGCGACGACAAGGTGAACCTGGTCGTGTCGCTGCTCGCCAAGACGGAGTACGGCGTGCCGCGGGTCGTCGCCCGGGTCAACAACCCGAAGAACGAATGGCTCTTCAACGAGTCGTGGGGCGTCGACGTCGCGGTCTCCACACCGCGCCTGATGTCGGCCCTGGTCGAGGAGGCGGTGAGCGTCGGCGATCTGGTGCGGCTGCTGCGCTTCAGCCACGGCGACGCCAACCTGGTCGAGCTGACGCTGCCCCCGGAGTCGGCGCTGGCCGGTACCCAGGTCGGCGACGTGGCGTGGCCCGAGGACACCTCGCTGGTCACCATCATCCGGGGCACCCGGGTGCTGACGCCCGGTGCGGAGGAGACCCTGGAGCCCGGCGACGAGCTGCTGTTCGTGGCCGCTCAGGCCCGCGAGGAGCAGCTGGAGGACCTGCTGTCGGTGCGCCGGGACGGTCCGGAGGACTGA
- a CDS encoding TrkA family potassium uptake protein, producing the protein MHIVIMGCGRVGAALAQTLEQQGHTVAVIDQDATAFRRLGSGFGGRRVTGVGFDQDTLREAGIEEAGAFAAVSSGDNSNIIAARVAREMFGIDNVAARIYDPRRAEVYQRLGIPTVATVRWTADQMLRRLLPSGAEPLWRDPSGGVQLAEVHTTPSWIGHRISTLQEETGVRVAFLTRLGEAILPSSQTVLQEGDLVHVMMRTDEIAQVEAAFAEGPEEGGH; encoded by the coding sequence GTGCACATCGTCATCATGGGCTGCGGGCGCGTCGGTGCCGCTCTCGCGCAGACCCTGGAGCAGCAGGGGCACACGGTCGCGGTCATCGACCAGGACGCCACGGCGTTCCGTCGCCTCGGGTCGGGGTTCGGCGGCCGGCGGGTCACCGGGGTCGGCTTCGACCAGGACACCCTCCGCGAGGCCGGGATCGAGGAGGCCGGTGCCTTCGCCGCGGTGAGCAGCGGGGACAACTCCAACATCATCGCGGCGCGGGTGGCCCGCGAGATGTTCGGCATCGACAACGTCGCGGCGCGGATCTACGACCCCCGGCGCGCCGAGGTCTACCAGCGTCTCGGGATTCCCACGGTGGCCACGGTCCGCTGGACGGCGGACCAGATGCTGCGGCGGCTGCTGCCGTCCGGCGCCGAGCCGCTGTGGCGGGACCCGAGCGGCGGGGTGCAGCTCGCCGAGGTGCACACCACACCGTCCTGGATCGGGCACAGGATCAGCACGCTCCAGGAGGAGACGGGCGTCCGCGTGGCGTTCCTCACCCGACTGGGTGAGGCCATACTGCCGTCCTCGCAGACCGTGCTCCAGGAGGGCGACCTGGTCCACGTGATGATGCGTACGGACGAGATCGCCCAGGTCGAGGCGGCCTTCGCCGAGGGCCCCGAGGAAGGCGGTCACTGA
- a CDS encoding APC family permease, which translates to MSKLTDVPKRILIGRALRSDKLGETLLPKRIALPVFASDPLSSVAYAPGEVLLVLSVAGVSAYHFSPWIAVAVVVLMFTVVASYRQNVHAYPSGGGDYEVATTNLGPKAGLTVASALLVDYVLTVAVSIASGVENLGSAIPFVVEHKVLCAVATIVLLTLMNLRGVKESGKLFAVPTYIFVAGVFIMIVWGAFRGLVLGDTMHAPTSDYEIRPEREGLAGFAMVFLLLRAFSSGCAALTGVEAISNGVPAFRRPKSKNAATTLAAMGLLAVTMFCGIIALAMVTDVKMAENPARDLIHNGAAVGSGFVQDPVISQVAAAVFGDGTFFFVVLAAATALVLFLAANTAYNGFPLLGSILAQDRYLPRQLHTRGDRLAFSNGIVLLAGAAILLVIVYGADSTRLIQLYIVGVFVSFTLSQTGMVRHWNRHLRTERDQAKRRHMIRSRAINTFGAFFTGLVLVVVLATKFTHGAWVALLGMVIFFGTMTAIRRHYDRVAEEIAADDTPSDDSMRPARVHSIVLVSKLHRPTLRALAYAKLMRSDRLEALSISVDPEETKVLRGDWERRGLDIPLKILDSPYREVTRPVVEYVKGLRRESPRDVVSVYIPEYVVGHWYEHLLHNQSALRLKGRLLFTPGVMVTSVPYQLESSEAAKKRARRRADWSAPGSVRRGPVERRPKEPGNKS; encoded by the coding sequence GTGTCCAAACTGACCGACGTGCCCAAACGGATCTTGATCGGCCGGGCGCTGCGCAGCGACAAGCTCGGGGAGACTCTTCTCCCCAAACGCATCGCACTGCCCGTCTTCGCGTCCGACCCGCTGTCCTCGGTGGCGTACGCACCCGGAGAAGTCCTCCTCGTGCTCTCCGTCGCGGGCGTGTCGGCCTACCACTTCAGCCCCTGGATCGCGGTCGCGGTCGTGGTCCTCATGTTCACGGTCGTCGCCTCCTACCGGCAGAACGTGCACGCCTACCCCAGCGGCGGCGGCGACTACGAGGTCGCCACCACCAACCTCGGCCCCAAGGCCGGACTGACCGTCGCCAGCGCCCTGCTGGTCGACTACGTCCTGACCGTCGCCGTGTCGATCGCGTCCGGGGTGGAGAACCTGGGCTCCGCGATCCCCTTCGTCGTCGAGCACAAGGTGCTCTGCGCGGTCGCGACCATCGTGCTGCTGACGCTGATGAACCTGCGCGGCGTCAAGGAGTCCGGAAAGCTCTTCGCCGTACCGACCTACATCTTCGTCGCCGGTGTCTTCATCATGATCGTCTGGGGCGCGTTCCGCGGCCTCGTCCTCGGTGACACCATGCACGCCCCCACCTCGGACTACGAGATCAGGCCCGAGCGGGAGGGCCTGGCCGGATTCGCCATGGTCTTCCTGCTGCTGCGGGCCTTCTCCTCCGGCTGCGCCGCCCTCACCGGTGTGGAGGCCATCAGCAACGGCGTACCCGCCTTCCGCAGGCCCAAGAGCAAGAACGCCGCGACCACCCTGGCGGCGATGGGCCTGCTGGCCGTCACGATGTTCTGCGGCATCATCGCCCTGGCCATGGTCACGGACGTGAAGATGGCCGAGAACCCGGCGCGCGACCTCATCCACAACGGCGCGGCGGTCGGCTCGGGTTTCGTCCAGGACCCGGTGATCTCGCAGGTCGCGGCGGCCGTGTTCGGTGACGGGACGTTCTTCTTCGTGGTACTCGCCGCGGCCACCGCGCTCGTCCTCTTCCTGGCCGCCAACACCGCGTACAACGGCTTCCCGCTCCTCGGCTCGATCCTCGCCCAGGACCGCTATCTGCCGCGCCAGCTGCACACCCGGGGCGACCGGCTCGCCTTCTCCAACGGCATCGTGCTGCTGGCCGGCGCCGCCATCCTGCTCGTCATCGTCTACGGCGCCGACTCGACCCGGCTGATCCAGCTCTACATCGTCGGCGTCTTCGTCTCCTTCACCCTCAGCCAGACCGGCATGGTGCGGCACTGGAACCGCCATCTGCGCACCGAGAGGGACCAGGCCAAACGCCGCCACATGATCCGCTCCCGGGCGATCAACACCTTCGGCGCCTTCTTCACCGGCCTGGTCCTCGTCGTGGTCCTGGCCACCAAGTTCACCCACGGCGCCTGGGTCGCCCTGCTCGGCATGGTGATCTTCTTCGGCACGATGACCGCGATCCGCCGCCACTACGACCGGGTCGCCGAGGAGATCGCCGCCGACGACACCCCCTCCGACGACAGCATGCGTCCCGCCCGCGTCCACTCCATCGTCCTGGTGTCCAAACTGCACCGGCCCACCCTGCGCGCCCTCGCGTACGCCAAGCTGATGCGCTCCGACCGGCTCGAAGCCCTCTCCATCAGCGTCGACCCCGAGGAGACGAAGGTGCTCAGGGGGGACTGGGAGCGACGCGGCCTCGACATCCCCCTCAAGATCCTCGACTCGCCGTACCGCGAGGTCACCCGGCCCGTCGTCGAATACGTCAAGGGCCTGCGCCGGGAGAGCCCGCGCGATGTGGTCAGTGTGTACATCCCCGAGTACGTGGTCGGGCACTGGTACGAACACCTGCTGCACAACCAGAGCGCGCTGCGGCTCAAGGGGCGGCTGCTGTTCACCCCCGGGGTGATGGTCACCTCCGTGCCGTACCAGCTGGAGTCCTCCGAGGCGGCGAAGAAGCGCGCCAGACGGCGGGCCGACTGGAGCGCCCCGGGATCGGTGCGCCGAGGACCGGTGGAGCGCCGTCCGAAGGAACCCGGCAACAAGAGCTGA
- a CDS encoding class I SAM-dependent RNA methyltransferase: MQNESTPSLVGEEYEVEVGPVAHGGHCIARTSEGQVLFVRHTLPGERIVARVTEGETGSRFLRADAVTVIEASKDRVEAPCPYAGPGKCGGCDWQHAKPGAQRRLKGEVITEQLRRLAGLTPEEAGWDGTVVPAEGDKLPKGEVPAWRTRVQYAVDEDGRAGLRKHRSHDVQPIDQCMIAAPGVSELGVEKREWPGMESVEAIAATGSHDRQVILTPRTGGRLPLVELDRPVSVLRVEEHDGGIHRVHGRGFVRERADDRTYRVGSGGFWQVHPQAADTLVKAVMQGLMPRKGDTALDLYCGVGLFAGAIAQRVGEKGAVLGIESGKRAVEDAQHNLKDLDRVRIEHGKVDQALPRTGITETDLIVLDPPRAGAGRQTVKHLTGLGARRIAYVACDPAALARDLGYFRDGGYTVRTLRAFDLFPMTHHVECVAILEPAAKGA, translated from the coding sequence ATGCAGAACGAATCCACGCCGTCGCTGGTCGGGGAGGAGTACGAGGTCGAGGTCGGGCCCGTCGCACACGGCGGCCACTGCATCGCCCGCACCTCCGAGGGTCAGGTGCTCTTCGTACGGCACACCCTGCCCGGCGAGCGGATCGTCGCCCGCGTCACCGAGGGCGAGACCGGCTCCCGCTTCCTGCGCGCGGACGCCGTCACCGTCATCGAGGCGTCCAAGGACCGCGTCGAGGCGCCCTGCCCGTACGCGGGCCCCGGCAAGTGCGGCGGTTGCGACTGGCAGCACGCCAAGCCCGGTGCCCAGCGACGGCTCAAGGGCGAGGTGATCACCGAGCAACTGCGGCGCCTCGCGGGCCTCACTCCCGAGGAGGCCGGCTGGGACGGCACGGTCGTGCCGGCCGAAGGTGACAAGCTCCCCAAGGGTGAGGTCCCCGCCTGGCGCACGCGTGTCCAGTACGCCGTCGACGAGGACGGGCGGGCCGGACTGCGCAAGCACCGTTCGCACGACGTCCAGCCGATCGACCAATGCATGATCGCGGCGCCCGGTGTCTCGGAACTCGGCGTCGAGAAGCGCGAGTGGCCCGGAATGGAGTCCGTCGAGGCCATCGCCGCCACCGGCTCCCACGACCGCCAGGTCATCCTCACCCCGAGGACCGGCGGCCGGCTGCCCCTGGTCGAACTGGACCGGCCGGTCTCCGTGCTCCGCGTCGAGGAACACGACGGCGGCATCCACCGCGTGCACGGCAGGGGCTTCGTCCGCGAACGCGCCGACGACCGCACCTACCGGGTCGGCTCGGGCGGCTTCTGGCAGGTCCACCCGCAGGCGGCGGACACCCTGGTCAAGGCCGTCATGCAGGGCCTGATGCCGCGCAAGGGCGACACGGCCCTCGACCTGTACTGCGGCGTCGGACTGTTCGCGGGCGCCATCGCCCAGCGGGTCGGCGAGAAGGGCGCGGTGCTCGGCATCGAATCCGGCAAGCGCGCGGTCGAGGACGCCCAGCACAACCTGAAGGACCTCGACCGGGTCCGCATCGAGCACGGCAAGGTCGACCAGGCCCTGCCGCGCACCGGGATCACCGAGACCGACCTGATCGTCCTCGACCCGCCGCGCGCCGGCGCCGGCAGGCAGACCGTCAAGCACCTGACGGGCCTCGGCGCCCGCCGCATCGCCTATGTGGCGTGCGACCCGGCGGCCCTGGCGCGGGACTTGGGCTACTTCCGGGACGGGGGGTACACGGTGCGCACGCTGCGGGCGTTCGATCTCTTCCCGATGACGCATCATGTGGAGTGCGTGGCGATTCTGGAGCCTGCCGCAAAGGGCGCCTGA